The Acidobacteriota bacterium genome segment GTACTTGCGGCGGATCGCGTCGACGCTCGCGTCGCGCTTCTCGCGCAACGCGTCGGCCAGCCGCGCGTGGAAGACCGCGTCCGATTCGCCTGGCAGCGAGTGCGTGCCGCTGGCGGCATGCTCATGCAGCGTGACTGTCTGCGTGTCGTAGAGCCACGCAGCGACGGTCTTGCGCCAGCCGTCGACCGCGCGCGGCGTGGTGGCCGCAGACGGAAGGGCCGCGTACCGGGCCGGGCCGCGCGGCGCGGCTTCGAGATCGTCGGGCGCGACGTCGGTCTCCACCGCGCGATCGAGCGCGAGTGTCGTCGCACCGTTCTGGATCGGCACGAGCACCTGTACGGGCACCGTTTCGGCGATGCGGCGCTTCGAGTCTGCGATACGCACGCTCGCGGCGACGTAGAGCGCGGGCTGATAGGTGGCCGGCGCGTCAGACGCCCCGCGGCATGGGACGAACATCGCCGTCACGCCTGGCGGCAGCACCGGTGGTGTCGCCATCACGCCGTCGGCGGGCGCGCTTGCTGTCGGCAGGGCCGGCTCTCCTGGCCCGGCCGTCGACGGCTCTCCGAGCCTGGCCGCCGTCGCCCCGCCGACCCCGCTCGCTGCGGGCAGGGCCGCCTCTCCGAGCCCGGCCGCCTGTGACGAGTTCGTCCCGCCCGCCGTCAGCGTCTTGATGTGCGCGCGCGTGAGCGGGCCGCGCAGGTACGACAGCGCCCATCGCGTCTCGAAGGTCAGCGGCGCCTGTTCGTGCACGTTGTGCATCAGAAAGACGCGATTGCCGAGCGACGACAGCACTTCGCTCATCTTCGCGCCGTCGAAGGCGGTCGATGTCGAGGCGCTGGTGAGCCCTTCGAGTACCCGCGCCTTGTCGCGCTCGGTCTGCAGGCGCCCGATGAACCACGTACCGGTGTTGGACAGGCCCTTGTAGTCGAGGTCGACGGGATTCTGCGTCGCGAGTACCACGCCGAGGCCGAACGCGCGTGCCTGCTTCAGCAACAACATCAACGGGGCCTTGGCCGGCGGGTTGGCCACCGGCGGCAGGTACCCGTAGATCTCGTCCATGTAGAGCAGCGCGCGGAGGCTCGTGGTGCCCGACTGCGTGCGTACCCATCCGAGAATCTCGTTGAGCAGCAGCGAGACGAAGAACATGCGCTCGGCGTCGCTCAGGTGCGAGATGGAGAAGACGGCGGCGCGCGGACGGCCCTCCGGTGTGCGCAGGAATGCCGCCACGTCGAGCGGCGCGCCGGTGAGCCACTGATCGAACCCCGGCGCGGCGAGCAGGTTGTTGAGCGCCATCGCGAGACCGAAGCGGTCCTTCGACGGATAGAACGCGTCGAGCTCGAGCGCGCCGATGCGTGTGAAGGGCGGTGTCTGGATCTGCTGGATCAGCGCCGGCAGGTCCATGTCCATACCGGACT includes the following:
- a CDS encoding ATP-binding protein, with the protein product MQDFETLGAFYLGRPYDIATKTATNAPLMYDSRDLLTHAVCIGMTGSGKTGLCVGLVEEALIDGIPAIIIDPKGDLSNLALTFPSLTGEAFEPWVNEDDAQRAGQDVPTFARAQAERWKKGLESWGQDGARIQRLRDAAEVTIYTPGSSAGVPVSILRSFAAPPAAVLDDRDLLRERLNTTVTSLLGLAGISADPLQSREHILLARILDSAWQSGMDMDLPALIQQIQTPPFTRIGALELDAFYPSKDRFGLAMALNNLLAAPGFDQWLTGAPLDVAAFLRTPEGRPRAAVFSISHLSDAERMFFVSLLLNEILGWVRTQSGTTSLRALLYMDEIYGYLPPVANPPAKAPLMLLLKQARAFGLGVVLATQNPVDLDYKGLSNTGTWFIGRLQTERDKARVLEGLTSASTSTAFDGAKMSEVLSSLGNRVFLMHNVHEQAPLTFETRWALSYLRGPLTRAHIKTLTAGGTNSSQAAGLGEAALPAASGVGGATAARLGEPSTAGPGEPALPTASAPADGVMATPPVLPPGVTAMFVPCRGASDAPATYQPALYVAASVRIADSKRRIAETVPVQVLVPIQNGATTLALDRAVETDVAPDDLEAAPRGPARYAALPSAATTPRAVDGWRKTVAAWLYDTQTVTLHEHAASGTHSLPGESDAVFHARLADALREKRDASVDAIRRKYASKLAVQQERVRKAEQQLGKQQQDVTSSTGSALVTAATGVFGALFGRKTFSATNATRLGSAARGASKVMKEKQDVARAQENLATEQQKLAELQAAVEAEAAVVPDNAIDLRPLVLRPKKTDIAVTTAVLVWTV